Genomic window (Acinonyx jubatus isolate Ajub_Pintada_27869175 chromosome B1, VMU_Ajub_asm_v1.0, whole genome shotgun sequence):
TTTGAGGCATGGCTGAAAGGGAGAGAACATGGGTGGGTGCGGGTGAGTAATGGGGAGATGTAGAAATAACACGGAAAATATTTGTATACGGAAATGGATTTTAGAAATTATGCAGCAGTCATTGTCCTTGATTTCTAAGTCTATTTGAATGCAGTGCTTCGGCAGAGGAGTTTTGAATTTCATCAACAATAATCCATCCAAATGCCTCTTTCAGCTCAATATTGGCATCCCTTCCCTGACAAAGTGCTGCAACCAGCACGACAGGTGCTACGAGACCTGTGGCAAAAGCAAGAATGACTGTGATGAGGAATTCCAGTATTGCCTCTCTAAGATCTGCCGGAACGTGCAGAAGACACTCGGGCTGGCTCAGCATGTTCAGGGTAAGGATGTGTGTTACTTTATCTATCGTGACACAGCCCCTTCAGTTTTTTGGGATGAGGAGTCATTGGTTTTGTCATCTCAAATGAGTTATAGTCGTGGAAGCAAAAAGTGTTAAGAAACCTTGGGAGTGGGGTGTACGAGGCAGAGAAGTATGCATCCAAGGTCTGTGTCCAGTAGTATATCTGTAATTCTCTAGAGCCTGAAGTTTGAAACCCTGGATCCAGTGATTTTAAGAGTATAACACGTTGTATTTGGAGTGGGAAGTTCTACAAGATTTGAGCCTTAACTCTGTCCCTTCATATGTATCTCTGTTAGGAGGGTCCCCAAAACCACTCCCAGGTTTGCTAGGAGGACTGACAAGATTCAGCATATAGTCGTACTCACAGTGAAGGGACACAAAGCAAAACCAGCAAAGAGTAAAGGTGCTTCAgtattctcatttataaaataacatgaaTACCCACCTCACAGAGTCATCataagtataaaatgaaatatcagtGGAAATACAAGTCACTGTACAAATACTAGAAGTTACAAAATCTCTTCACTGTCCAGCCGAATTATTTACCATACGTTGAAATCAGAAGAGAAGGGGCAGGACAGGAAACTAACTTTTAAGAAGCATTTTTCATAAGATACGATGCTAGATCTCTTAGATAGGTTTTCCACAATGTCCACAAAACCCAAACAAGTAGGTAGTGTCATACCCATTTTTCAAGGAAGGAAACAGGTTCGGAAAGAAGTAACGTGTCCCAAGTTGCATACTTCCAATTCTAAACTTGCATTCTGGCTGCTACAGTATTCCCCAGACAGTGTCCTGTTGTAGGTCTGATTCTGAATTCCTAGTAATAACTGTCAAGAAAGAAATCTCTGCTCCAGGTGCagcttgaacttccagcctctgAATGCCCTTGCATGCTTTCGGCTAAGGTAACCTAGTTGTATGGCTGAAGCATGCATGGatgtatttcctgtcttctgatcTAAGGACCTATGAGTGTGGCTAAATGATGCAGCCAATTTCCCTGCAATGCCCTATTTAATAATTATAGCCTTGACACTTCTGTAGTAGTTGTGTTCCTTAATGACATAGCCTTTTGGAGAACTTTGAGAATGTCAAGATTTTGCAATGAATAGTTTCTTCCTTAACATGAGTATTTGAAATTGGAAGATTGGACAATTAAAAGCCACTCTGTGCTATGTCTCTGTAAGTGGAGTGTGTTAAGATAATCTAACCTGGCTGCTCTAGGCCTCTGAGAATAAGAAAAGtaagtctacttttttttttttttaagtttatttatttattttgagagagagtgagcgcatgggaggatcagagagagagggagagacagagaatcccaagcaggctctgccctgttaggctccaacacagggctcaaattcatgagcggtgagatcatgacctgagccgaaattaagagtcggatgcttaaccgactgagccacccaagcaccccatattaccttttttttccctaaaaaaaaattttaaactctgccagaggaaaaacatttttgattcctctgtttcccttcccaAGCCAAATTTGGataatgagaaagagagagagaaagactggggTCCATTTACCTTAAGCATCTTAAATGATGTGTGATCAGTTCTTAGAAGTCATTGGCCATAATTAAATGTTTTGAGGTTTCtctgtttttaacctttatttcttCTACACCTAAAAATCTTTTATTGAAATGCAAACTTGAGTGTTCCAAGGCATCTTTAATCGTGGTATTtttcagataaaaggaaaattaacagtGATGAACTAATCAGTACCATTCAGAGAGACTTGTTTGCCGAGTACGTAAAAAACTGAACATTTGCAAGCAAACAAAGCAGATACATGCTAAAGGTGCTGACCCCGACAGTCTGTATGTAGGCGCTCTGGCTGgcgagggtgagggtgagggtgacaTAACATATGTTAAGTGCCCACCAAGGGTGTGCTTGACATCATGCCGTAACGTGTAATGTATGTGAGGGGAGAGCAGTGCTTTGCGGTTGCCTTGTGGTCACGGTGCTTTCTTACTTCACAGCGTGTGAAACAGCAGTGGAGCTCTTGTTTGATAGTGTTATACATTTAGGCTGCAAACCATACCTGGACAGCCAACGAGCCGCATGTAGGTGCCGCTACGAAGAAAAAAGTGATCTTTAAAGAAGATGCTGACAGGCGGTGACAgcag
Coding sequences:
- the LOC106983648 gene encoding group XIIA secretory phospholipase A2 isoform X4, yielding MALLPRPALALLLLLFLPAALRCQEQAQTTDWRATLKTIRNGVHKIDTYLNAALDLLGGEDGLCQYKCNDGSKPFPRYGYKPSPPNGCGSPLFGVHLNIGIPSLTKCCNQHDRCYETCGKSKNDCDEEFQYCLSKICRNVQKTLGLAQHVQACETAVELLFDSVIHLGCKPYLDSQRAACRCRYEEKSDL